Proteins encoded by one window of Chroogloeocystis siderophila 5.2 s.c.1:
- a CDS encoding DUF29 domain-containing protein codes for MSPNTNKLYDTDYGLWLASQIDSLKSHQWDNLDIDNLIEELEGLNRSNENALESYLVVILTHLLKWEYQLKARSRSWQGSILNGRKRIARLCKQQPSLKLRVSDLVPEAYTDAIEIATLETRLPADVFPTKCSYSADQILDFEFLPADEELPY; via the coding sequence ATGAGTCCAAATACAAACAAGCTTTACGATACAGATTACGGGCTATGGTTAGCCAGTCAAATTGATAGTCTCAAAAGTCATCAATGGGACAATTTAGACATTGATAATCTGATTGAGGAACTAGAGGGATTGAACCGCAGTAATGAAAACGCATTAGAGAGTTATTTAGTTGTAATTCTCACGCATTTACTCAAATGGGAATATCAACTTAAAGCGCGTAGTCGGAGTTGGCAAGGTTCAATTTTAAATGGTAGAAAACGCATTGCACGATTATGTAAACAACAGCCAAGCCTGAAGTTGCGTGTATCAGACTTAGTACCAGAAGCTTACACCGATGCTATTGAAATAGCGACGCTAGAGACTCGTCTGCCAGCTGATGTGTTCCCCACGAAGTGTTCTTACTCAGCAGATCAAATTCTTGACTTTGAGTTTCTCCCTGCTGATGAGGAGCTACCATACTAA